In the Puntigrus tetrazona isolate hp1 chromosome 19, ASM1883169v1, whole genome shotgun sequence genome, ATAAATCGATAACAACTCCCTCCTGGCACTACAATTATAAACAAAGTCAGGAAACTATTAAACGATTGTTTTTGAGTATTATCGAGAGATTTGAGTGCTGACACCAAGCTGGCACAAACTATGAGGTGGGCATGAGCAACTAATCAGCTTGCAGGATTTGACCTCGTATTATCAAGCTGAATTAAACAAAGGATTGTACTTCACTTACGCTCTGTATTAAGTAGAGAGGTGCTTAATCTTTTTGAAGACCTTATTTTGTGGCTCATTCCCAACTGTTACATTTACTAGACTCAGTGCCCGCTAGTTTCAGTAGTCTGTATGTAATTGAGAGGcaaaaatgtgtaattgttgtaTCAGTGGTTAAAATCTTGAACATATGCGATTCAAAAGACTTTTGTTTTGCTGATTGGATATGCTTTCAGAGGAAAGCAGCTTTTCAAATTTCAGGTGGCATGTTTAGGTGGGTTTTTTCATTTAGTGCATAAAGATTTAGTGAACGATTTCGCAAGCAACTAAGCATATAAAAGCTAAGTTACTATTATACTCAGATTCAAAGGAGTGCTCACTAAAGCAGGatcaaaatattgtaaaatattagtacaatttaaattaactgctatttaaaattaatttggctcaaaaaaaattcatacatacagtatatagtgGAAAACATTACactttttcagaattcttttaTGAATGGCAAGTatagaagtaaaataaataaaataaaaatctgtaattctacatttttttgcatccttgctttatttatttatgttatatggATTTGtagccttttttttctctcacagcCAGACTGGAAGgcaaacatcataaaaaaagcattcacgTGAACAAACCCAAATATGTAAAATCAGAACAGTCTTAAGCATTGATATGAGGGTGAAATGTCCAGTATGGTTAGCAGTACCTGAGGAACGCTAAAGCCATGCACAGATGCAAAGCAAAAGAGTGAGGAAGAGCAGTGAATGTGAAAAGGAGTCAAAACAGGAGTGGAGTTCAGGAATACACTGGCACTCAATTTGGTACTGGCAAAGTGTTTTATTCCAAACAAactggctttatttattttcatttgccttcaaaaaaaaaaaaaaaaaaaaaaaaaaaaaaagtagtacaaaaaatgtttcaatacaCCAAAATAATTAGTTTCAAGACACAATGAGCATTAAAACTGTATGATactgcatataaatattaatccaagcagtatttgtatatatgtatatatatattcagacaCACGCACTGAATAAGTCAACATACATCTACAAAtctcagaattattttttacacagtCTAAATAGCTACGATATTTCCAACAgacgttttgtttgtttcttatatGAAAGAACACCAATGCATGCTGATTTGAGTAAGGCAGGACAGACAGGAGTTCAGAAGGTGACAGCGGTGAAGACTGAAGGTCAAAGGTTGAAAACCTGGCGGCTAAACCTTTGGGTTGTGGGGTGAAGTGTTTCCTAGCGTAGCGTGACTTAGCGGAGCACAGAATAACAAAGCTTGACATAACACGATGCAGCGTGACATCAGCACGGACAGCAAGCAAGGACAAGGTGAATGTGCTGGGAAGGTACCCTGGCGGTAGGAACTCCACCGCGTGACGACAGAGTACAAACAGAAGTTAGCATGCTAGTTCAGTACTTCGTTTGCGTGTTTTGAGCCATCTTGAGGTGAATGCAAGGAGGAGTGCCACGTCAGTGTTTAGTCCACTAATTAGGGTGTTTTAGTAATTTCAAGGTGTCAAATGTGTGTCTTGCTACAGTCACAGCGCCAGCTTGTGGCAAAGGGGTGTTACTACACGTTGTTCATGTTGTTCTGCATTGAGTTTACCTCCTCCGCATTGTCTTCTGTGGCGGCCTTGTCGTTTTCCAGTTTTGGCGTAAGCGAGTTCTGGTTGTTCAAAGACTCGTCCTCTTTAGGGGGACATTTGCATGGATCTTCTTTGCAAGAGCAATCCTGCggagcaacacacacacacacacacacacacacacaagatgaCAAAGTAACAAAATGTTTCCTTTTACACCTGGCATTAACATCTCAAATGTGTCTCCCGTGACCATATCCAGTGAAATACGTAAGGCTATCAGTGCATAACAGTCATATGGACTAGTTCTGATAGCTGTGGttctttttggagcttgacagacCCATAATTATTGAATGGAATGAGGgagaataaattacaaaattgttatatttaggTGAGCCTCTATTTTTAGTGCAATCATTTTGCTAGTCTGTGGCTTGTCTGTCCATTTCTATCACCAGAAACTattatgaaaagtcaaaataagACAATTATTAGATAATTCAAAATTATGAATGTCAGTTTTGATCTCATAATAAAGTCTTGGTATCAGTCTTGACATTTGGTATAATTTTAAATCTTTCATAACTGACCAGTCAAAACGGACATAATAAATCAATCTTGAGAAACGTgttcattttgacttttgagGTCATTATTGTCTTTATCAATGACAATTTTGCCAAATGTCAAGACTGACATACCAAGTGAATTGTGAgatcaaaagtaaataattcaaaGTCAACTAGAAGAGTATGACAGTTTGGGCTTTAgacacatttgacatttttttaaattaactttataaTTAAGTGATGTACGTGAAATACAATTATctcataatgaaataatttatgaGTCAGTTATAAGATTcgtattatttcaattttatgttttctgtCATAGATTTAGTGGAATAGGTTATGTTGGGTCACCGGATGTTAACACCAGATGTAAACGAGGCaccataacaaacaaaacttttcatGAGGTAAATGCATGGATCTGGATTCAGTTTAGAGTAAAAAGGTAAACTTCAGAGCATAAACTGATCCACAACCAGTCAGTCATCACTATTATAAGAGACATCAACACACTACAAGCATAACGGTTACATAAACTGTATAATATGGCACTAACATTAAACCTTGCTTATTCAGAAGGCATTAAGCAATGCTTGTTAAAATGGTGTTACCAATGCAAGGTTTACTGCTGTGCACTAATGCTTGTCATTACAACACGCTGCTTAAAAGCAAAGCTTTTCTGTACAATTTTCTACCTGTGATATCCCTTTTGGAACCACAAAGGCAATGATTGTACATGCCATAGggaggaaagaaaagaagactATTCATGCTGCTGAAATCAGACATGTGTAAACACTCATTCTCAAGAGAGAGAagatgaaaaatgtcaaataaattcTCCCCGCAGGCACTAAGACAAGTAAACAACTCACAAGTAAACAAAGTCACCTAGGGATATTTTCATAGCTCTTTCGTCTATGTTCTGTCATCAATCATCCCTCATTTCTTGCCTCGTCTCAGTCTTGCTCTATTTCTCCTCCTTGTTGCACAGTGAAGCTGTCAAACTCTTTTAATCATAAAACAGTCTCTTCCACGATGAGCTCACCGGGGAATGGACCGGCGGAGTTGAATGAGACGAAGAAATTTCATTTGTTGTGGCAATACGACCCCCACACAATCTGGGTTTCAGTTTCACCTCTGAATCAACAAATGGCCCAAATCAAAGTGCTGGAGAACAGGATCTGACAAGTTCGAGGTTCACCAGGTACGGCAGGGTGACGGGTGAATATAGCAGCAAGACCGTTTGGTCCTCTTTTAAAGATCAAGGAATAGGTTGGAGTCTGTTTCAGGAACATTTATTCAAGATAATCTACTCTGAAAGATGACCCCCAGATGGGAGCTCTTTTTTTCATCCATCTGTTCATGCACTGTCGATGTCATGATATCAAAAggttatttttgtatattgctATTGAGATTAGTTAGGCATGctttaatattatgtttaatttgaCAACATTTAAGTATagagttgcttattagcatgcattggcaaaacttaaaaactaccttactaactattaataagcagcaaatttggAGTTTAAGGGCAAAAGTACAATGGTTTGGTAATAGTGAAATCAGACCTTACTATGAAGTGTAACCTTAAATTTCAATAAGCTGTTAATATTTCCAACTTTTAATCAAAATCCCTTTACATTTCCTCTAAAAACATTATCGCTACAAACAGGACCGTCACACAGTGGCATAATTATGACAAAGTGTTATTTGATTAAGTGTCTCATAATTTTGACCATTTATGTCAAAAGAGGTATTAAATATTAGACATTTTGTAAGAGTATATTTACCaattaatactattaaattatttgacTTTTAGAATAACTTGGCTTTAAATGATGGCAAAGTTATTCTACATGTAACAGGAAATGCACGATTATATTTGATTCCAGACTAtacaaatgaacaatatatattattgaataacaaacaatactaacaataaattatttagtaCCGATATTTCATGGATCCTTACAATTATGAATATAATAGAGTAACATGTTGTCGGTGGTTTGAATGATGCGAGGAGATTAACAGCTGACAGACACACTACGTTCACTAGCAGGATGTTAAATTGCAGGAATCACACTAAAAAGTCACAATACAAACTATGTTGAAGAAGCGTCTATTTTAAGCGGCTAATTCTGTTATTGCTTGTAAATTCATAGGAAGTAAAGCCTTGAGATGTTTCAACCACGATTGTGGAATTTTAAGGTGAGTAGTAATGAAGCTACaggattgttttatttgaatcgGCAGGGTCAGGAGGTCAGATCGAGTCCTCTTACCTCACTGCAGGGATCTTCTTTAGGTTTATATTCCCACGTGTATCTGCTCATGGTTTTCTAAGGAGTGGGGTGGCGAGAGAGGATTACTCTACTGACACACTTCTGGTACTACGTTATATTATGCCCTCTTAATTAAGTGACGCCTCTGGAGATATTGATTATATTCTTTGTACCTCATATAAGACAAATCAGGACTAAAACTGTTGGAAAAACATTGCATTGTCTGTCCAACTGCTCTACGCAACAGCTAATATGATCATATGTTTGGAAACACATAAGATAATGCAGTTTCTCCAGTGCTTCATGCAGCTTGCAGTACTTCACATAGGGGGCACATGCAGGTCAATGAAATAAGTGAAAGGAAAGAGCGAAGGATGAAGAGGATGGTGTATCTATTTATCTTATATTCCAACATGAAGAAAGAAATGAGACAATAAGCATACCACCTAAATCGAAAGAGAGAGATAGCACTTTATACCTCCAGTACTCATGCAAAGGAAAACAAtgggaagagaggagaggaaaagTTACCTGACACATAATGTTATCATAGTAAGCCAAAACACGGGCATGGGGGAGGTTAGTCGGGGTGTCACACAGTTTCCTTACATTTGCCTGAGAGCCCTCTGCGACGGTGGAGAGCGAGAAGTTATCGATGTGCTGCTCCGACTTTGGGCGGAACTTACtgaaagagcgagagaaagaccaacagaaaatgatttcagtaatgcaaaataataataaaaaaagacattttttgaatTAGAAAAGTTATATGCTTTCTTGTCTCTAATGAACATTATTTAGAGAAAACTGTTTCAGTATGAACAGCATCAGTGCTTAACTATATATCATTtctgaccctggaccacaaaatcagtcttAAGTAGAACAGGAATAATCGTAGCAACAGACAAGTTTACACTCTATTGGACAaatttttaattccaaaaatcAGTAGGATATTAGGTAAAGATCTAAAAACTTGATCATTAAacatatgatgcaatttcaagttttcctttctctttgaagTGTTACAAActgtgcatagataagatccctgaAGTTGCATCATTAGAAGTCATGATAAGcagtaattatgtctccactggatgcaacaaatgcatcGCTTTTTAATGCGCCTTATTGTAGTTGGTGTCTCAGTGTAAGAGGTGGAACATTTCCAACACATggtcaaaaacattacaaaccgACAGTGTCACATGGCTTGTACATTATTATTCTATTTGCACGCAGTGGATCAAAAGTTCAAATTGTTTCtactacaaacacacatgcaaacaggTGTTACCTGCGGCAGAACTCAACCTTAATCCCTTTTCACTGTTTTGTCTTCATTCTTATACTTCCCTCCTATTCTCCCTCCTCTTTCACGTCTCCGCTCTCAATCTCACCCCTCTCTTGGACTGTGTTTAAATGCCTTTGGCTGCACGTTATATAGGTCACTCTCTCGTGTAGCACTGTCAGATTGGCCTACTTTTAGCAGAGAAGGGTGACATCATTGTGTTTAAAGCCCATTTAAacactgtacattttattgtacTCCAGTGAGTATGAGCAACAGTGTATTCAGCTCAAATCAACTGATATTTAAAGAATCAGATCTCAAACTAAGACTCTTAAactaaaagtgtgtttttaaacGCGAGTGTCACCTGTGTTTGCGAAGTCGTCTGTTTTCAGTCTTAAGCATGTGCATCCTCTTGGAGAAAAAAACTACAATCATGAAGAGGAGGAGCAACATGATGGCGGCTCCGCCCACTGCTATACACATCACTTGGAAATCTGAAATGACCGACTCGCACCTGGAGCCCTTGTTCCAGATGTACTCCTGAATGTTACACCTACAAACAACAAAGAGAGGGATGTTAGAACAAAActggaatataaaataatcttaatgACAGATGTTGAAGAAGCAGGATTTGAGACAATGCAGTCTATATGAACACAGAAGgaaataatcaaggaactttcaaatgcaaaagaaaacgACTAGACTAGACagatttatatcattttatttccatttccgtgattttgcattttccattttcattgaTTAGGAGACATAAGTACTATTATGGTTTACAGATTTCTCCTAATATTTAAGTTACAAAAGTGTATAGCGAAGTTCATACTAAGATCTTGGgattaagcacatttttaaaatatagtttggAATAAAATTTGAGAATAGTTTGTGACATTAGAGAGAAATCCCATTTAATGCTTTTCCTACTGGCAACAGGAATGatgaatgtacaaaaataagtctcaaaagtatttttgtgtattaaagCAAATGACAACATGCGGTTTTACCGTGGGTGATATTTTCCAGACATTCATGCAAACTGGCCATTACAAACACCCATCTGTGCGAAGATGAAAGTAAGTGAGAAACAATGTACTGTGCTGTACAGTATAAGTGTGTTGTGTGGCCTGTTGACCCATTTATCATTACTATGATTCTACTGCAAGGTTACAGCAGAGCTTACAGCTGCACGACTAGACAGATGGCCCTGTCAAGGACATGCACATGCTCCTCTATTAGTGCCTGTCCCATAGAGAATAAAACACCTGAGGTGTCCTCAGTTcacagcttttaaaaatagatttacaaATTCTCTCATTTACCAGCGTTGTCAGTGAGGTGCTCGATATCTTGAAGATGCTAGATCTATTATTTTAGCCCATATGGTTTGTTGACTGAGACACATGTAAATTACTGCTGTgctgatatttttttgtacaacagtgcattacattttttttagtaacttgtattttagacaaaatatttcaagttatatttttgttggcGGAGCAAAAACAGTAGTTTCAAATGAAGCCAAATCAAATAGCATTAAGCTAAAAGATATGATGGTGGGCAAGCACAAACCACAAATATACACTTATACTCTGCAGCCTATGGGTACATTTTGTAGTGAGTGAAAGGCCAATCAATAGTGCACATGCACAAAATCATTGCTCAGTGTGCATGTAGGCCATGTTTACTATTCAGCCTAAAAAGATCAATTTGAAACTTTTGTGGTCTAATACTAACTACCCATACATTTAGAGTAAACCCTTGGCGGCGCAACACAGAAAAGCATTCACTGATCCACTGTGTACCACTGATCCACCCCACAAAACTTACGTTCCTCTAATAATTCAGTCTTTATGTACCCTTCAAATGGAAACCTTGACTTTTCTAACAGCGCTGACCCTGTTAATGTAGACGGCACCATGTCAAGCTTTCTTTCAGCGATCGACAAGTTAGCCCTGCGGTGCCACGCACCAAAATCCAGTGCCTGACTGAAATTTACTTTTCATCCAATAATAGACCTGGACTGAACGGgggattgcttttttttattatttaaaataaaatatttaaaatgttttattgatcaATTATAAGGCAAGAAAGAAACAGCCCATGCTGATTTCATTCTGACTTTAAAGCGAGCAGTCATCTGCTCAAATACACAGCTGAACACATCACATCATCTTGCCTTGAGGCTTCACTACACACAAATATGATTCTCAGAACCCCACTATTGTGGTCCAAAGCACCAGCTTGAGGCAGGGTCTTTAGCTCTTAAACTGAAACGCACACATTCACAGATCTGGGCTCTGACCCAAATCCCTTTGAGCAAATGTTTAATAAGGTTCTGCACTGGCCTCTGAGCAGAGTTGTGGATGCTGGTTTAGTATAAAGTGATATGATGCCAAGCCACGATGACAGGCTTGGAGTGTGGACCTGAAATTATAGCAGTTGTTTGTGAGATAAATTCTGAGCATTCTTAACAAGCATACAGGGATTCAATCTTTATCATAGTATTAAATCTTCTGATTATTACCTTGTGTCAAACTGAATAaacttctgaaaaaaaagtcatgaatGTGTATGTCAATCTCCATCAAATgtgaaagtcatttaaaattctTTGGCGTTCTCTGTaaagtatttgtaattaataatggTTTATGTACAGTAGCTTcatatttcttacattttgtaTTCTGAAGCTGCTTACAAATAGTTTATAGTCTCGTCACTCTTGCCATTTTTGACAATGTCCAGTTCTTGtaaaattttttattcagtctGATTCGCTACTGTCTGGAGAGCAGTCtccaaaaaaaactgtgaaacaaGAAATACGGCCGCAGTTAtgataaaaatgtcacatttatgaGATACGTTAGAGGTTTtgtatgttaaaaaatgttaatgcttATAATGCTCACTATAAAATGACCAAAGAAATAGGCATCAGGAATGTGTTACTGAAGGACACTGATGACAAAAAACTGGGTCGTTCTGTTCTACCCAACTGCACAACACATTCTGGATGAAGTGTATTTACGGCAACAGCTAATGATCACTAATATTTCTAGCAGATGGAGGGAGAATAATAAAACTGAGTAAGTGCACTGTTGGCATAGTTTTGTCGTCAAACAGTTCTAGCAAGACGTCTTCATGTTCTTGTAGCAGCAACTAATGCAATGGCTAAAGAATATAAAGAATGATATTCTATATTatcttatttgttttacatgtgGTGGAGTGTTCCTGCATTAGCCGTTTAAATAAAGGCCAAAAAGTTTCCTATAAACCCTGTGGCAATTGCTGCACCGTGTAAAACTGCGTGCATGACCTGGTTAGCCCAGTCCCACATGTTTGCATGAGCTTGGCCCAGTTTCAAGATCATTGAGGGTAGGCCGTTTACTACTATTCCCAAGAGATGTCTTCAACTGAGACTCAATCCCTCTTCAATCCCAACATTTGATGTAAATCATAATCCCGCACCATGAACAGATGCAAGAACATGACTGAAGGATTGAGTTGCATCTTCAAACTCATTATGCTGATGCTGATTTCTTACACTACATAAATACAAGCCAAACATGTATGATGACACCTTTCTCAAaccaatttaaatattttgatgaaaagtGTAACctgttaaatgttatatattaagtGCAAGTGCTGTATTACTTGTGTTTTTCTATTAAACCGCtgaaattacaaaatgtttcaaaacagAATGGCATAAAGCTAATTTGATGAAATCAGGTTAAGACAATCTCTGAAACACTGATTTTTGCacaaactaaaaattaattgtatGGAAATGTTTTCTCCAATTTAAGTGAATTGACtgcattactttattattaaaacctgttcacaccaaggataataactacacacacatactggaATCATATTCAGAACATTTTCTTCCAGATGATGATCGATAAagacattgacagccaatcagattccaCACTACATTTAAGAGTTCAAGCATTTAAAGCTGCACATCACATAACTTCAgtgcatgcttaaaaaaaacgcaACCTTGTTTTATGCTGTTGAGGATGCTCATTGGATATACTTATTACAGTTAtcattcttggtgtgaatgggccttAGCATATGTGTGCTGCAGCTTACCGGCAAAAAGCACCAATACCGTCAACCACATAGCACTGTCCTCCATTGAAGCAGTAACTGGGGAAGATTTCGCATGATGAGATACATGTGCCGTTGTAACGCACAAATCCATAAAGACATCCAGAGTTGAGCACATCTGATGCTCCAGGTGAAGGTTCTCCAGATCCATCATCAGAGGTAATAACTCTAGTGTTGGAGGGAACTGCGCTGGCTATGAGAGGAACATTTTCGTCTTCCATGTCAGGTGGTGTTGGTTGGCTCTCCTCCAGATAAACTTCAGTGGGCGAATAGTCAGGTGACAGATAATCATAAAAATCAGAAAGGGTCCAGGAGGTTGGATCTCCACTCTGGAGCTGCTGAACCCAAGCAGGGGGATCGAGAACATGCTGTTGGTGAGAAGGGTTGTAAAAATTGACCGTGATAACTTCTTCTGGTTGAGAAGAGGTGGACTCAGGAGGAGGACCCGTGACAGGATCTAACAGAGTCCCATCTGCttgtaatctctctctcttccaaCGCGGGACGCTGTCCTGGATTCTCTCCTCGCTAAAATCCAGCTGTGACAGGCTACGTGTCCGGGGTTCAGCCAGCGTGGGCAGCCGGGCAGCCATGCCATCTATCGTCAAATCAATAAGGCGTTCCCTTTCAGCTGAATCAACAGCACTGGTTGAGGTTTCTCCACCGCTGCCTGACTCTTCTCCAGATCGTGGTTTTCGAGAACGAACTTGGGCCTGGGCAATAGATGTGACTTCACCCGGAAGTGCAGGCTTAAATCCCACCCCATTCAGGTCTGAGGAATTAGTGCCAGTAGAATTGCTGATAAATGAACTacctgtaaaacaaacaaataataataaaagtttgccacaaactcttttatttatttatttttctgtataagAACACCTTTGCAAGCACTCACTGCTGTACTGCAAACTCAGCAACTCATGCAGACAGAGAACAAAAGACATAATATATACTCTGTATCACACACACCCGGACAAATCTGCTTAATTATACACTGCTGTGCGCAAGGCCCCAGATTTCTTTCCAAAGCGGCTTGTGGTAGCTGGATTAGCAGCTCTGATTTACTAATGTACCCCCCTGAGCCTGGGCTAGGATTGGGATTCAGATTAGGATTAAGGGCTGTAGGTTGAGACTTGCATTGGTCAGTCTGGATGGGTAAGCTTTAATGCACAAAGATAAACACACAATGGGGAATTCCTCTTTATGACTGGAAAATCTCACTGACCTAATTGATTATCTTTTACTGATACTGTACACCAGTCTAATGCAATCTACCTCGAATATGAAGACATTTGGAAACATGCTTTTTAATCAAAACTCAGTGTTCAGTAAGATATAAAGTCTCTAAAAGAAAGCTGCATTTAGCTGATCAGAAATAaagtagaaataataatattgtgaatattatagtaaaactgccttccattttaatatatatatatatatatatatatatatatacattattccATTGTTGCTAATCTTaattttcaacagccattaTTCAAGTCTTATGAAATCAGTCTAATACTATATAcataagtataaaaataaatgctgttcttatgaactttcatttaaaatagtaatcTTTTAAcaccaataaaaacaaaccaacaaagtaaaaaaaaacaaccccaaacttctgaattgcatttaaaacaaatgtccACTTTGATTCTGTTTGAGCATTTAAACAGTAAACCGGTAACAGAAAGCAGATCTGAGGAACATTTACAGTCAGTTTTTACAGGTTGTCTTTTAGCAATCTCCTTTAAGTATTTGACTGACAGTGTGAAATTCCGTTTCCATGGGCATTCTTGGtttaattcttcttttttgtaaattaattctAAGTCACACATCAACCCCtaacagacactcactcacacacacagttgccAAGAAGCAATGTAAAGGGGCTGCCATTTTGGAACATCTCAAAAGCCATGTAAAACAGAGACCCTTCTGTCCTCTCCACTTGATtcacttcctctctttctcccattcatttattcacaaaatCCCCCCTGAGAGGGTAACGGAGATGGCAGTGGGTGCATAAATTATTTCTCACATACCTCACGTGATGCTCAAGTATTCTCTTAAATTCTCATCTAGTCTTCCAAAGTTTAATTTCAAAGCAActcctttaacttttttttttttttttttttgaaatacttAAAAGCTAAATGCTACAGTGGAGAAAAACCCAGTGAGCCCTCAAAGACAGATCCGGAGAAGGGCTATGAGAGGAAAACGGTTGTTTTGATTTGCATAGCTCCTTGCGAAGGGGTCAGCTGACAGAAAAGAGAGGTTGGGGAAAGAGTCTagttgaaagaaaaataacacaaaacacatgctATAATGGAGTGAAGATGAGAAAATGTGACAGCGAGAGTGTGTTTCTCCTTCCGCCCATTTGAAGACCAGTGCCAAAGCCTTTGAGAAGGATTTTGTCGCCTATTTAGTAAGCAAGTCAAGATTGCAAGAGAGAGGGGGATAGTGAGAAAAAAGGGGGGTAAGATGATCAAGAGTGAGAAAGAAATAGGGACGAGAAGTATTTTCTCATGACCTCACCAGTgagacatttaaatgtgtaagagtgtgtgaaAGTATGTCCTCTTCATTCTCTCACTGTGCTCACCGCCTCTATTTACAATCAATAAATACCACATCAAAtctgaatacaaataaatgaataccgATCTAAACATCAACCTTCAGTGCTATAGTACTGTAAAGCAACGCTGTACTGTTGAATATCTTAATATTCCCTTTTcaacttcattaaaaaagcagcacacgttcttcctctgtctctggttgacttttttttttgcttatgtaACACTCTTGAGGGcagaaaaaaagacttgttGCAGAGCATGGAAAACTGCAAATGTCAACTTTCTTCTCTCATCCCTAGTACtatctttctctccctctatATCTGATTACCCAAACAGGCCTGTAATCTGAGGGAGTATTTGAGGTTACATGTCAAGATGTAAAACATCATGTACACGGAAAATGCATTAACGATAGAATCACAGTGGCAGAAATAATTAAGtgcaaatatctaaaataatttttctgtcTATAACAGTCACAAATATTGGATTCCACTGCCTTTCTTTGAGTGCACAGACTTAAAAGACTAAAATTTCATCCCTACAATATAAATTCAGGGTATCTCTTGTTCTTTGAAACCACAATA is a window encoding:
- the cspg5b gene encoding chondroitin sulfate proteoglycan 5b isoform X4, giving the protein MMNSRRTLFSAGWESVVLSSVLLLHVAPLCVNGGSSFISNSTGTNSSDLNGVGFKPALPGEVTSIAQAQVRSRKPRSGEESGSGGETSTSAVDSAERERLIDLTIDGMAARLPTLAEPRTRSLSQLDFSEERIQDSVPRWKRERLQADGTLLDPVTGPPPESTSSQPEEVITVNFYNPSHQQHVLDPPAWVQQLQSGDPTSWTLSDFYDYLSPDYSPTEVYLEESQPTPPDMEDENVPLIASAVPSNTRVITSDDGSGEPSPGASDVLNSGCLYGFVRYNGTCISSCEIFPSYCFNGGQCYVVDGIGAFCRCNIQEYIWNKGSRCESVISDFQVMCIAVGGAAIMLLLLFMIVVFFSKRMHMLKTENRRLRKHSKFRPKSEQHIDNFSLSTVAEGSQANKTMSRYTWEYKPKEDPCSEDCSCKEDPCKCPPKEDESLNNQNSLTPKLENDKAATEDNAEEVNSMQNNMNNV
- the cspg5b gene encoding chondroitin sulfate proteoglycan 5b isoform X1, whose product is MMNSRRTLFSAGWESVVLSSVLLLHVAPLCVNGGSSFISNSTGTNSSDLNGVGFKPALPGEVTSIAQAQVRSRKPRSGEESGSGGETSTSAVDSAERERLIDLTIDGMAARLPTLAEPRTRSLSQLDFSEERIQDSVPRWKRERLQADGTLLDPVTGPPPESTSSQPEEVITVNFYNPSHQQHVLDPPAWVQQLQSGDPTSWTLSDFYDYLSPDYSPTEVYLEESQPTPPDMEDENVPLIASAVPSNTRVITSDDGSGEPSPGASDVLNSGCLYGFVRYNGTCISSCEIFPSYCFNGGQCYVVDGIGAFCRCNIQEYIWNKGSRCESVISDFQVMCIAVGGAAIMLLLLFMIVVFFSKRMHMLKTENRRLRKHSKFRPKSEQHIDNFSLSTVAEGSQANVRKLCDTPTNLPHARVLAYYDNIMCQDCSCKEDPCKCPPKEDESLNNQNSLTPKLENDKAATEDNAEEGGVTIDLELLLPKEAKMLPETSPPLHYNVFLYKLPKSPKKSPVLRRPPGRSVQGRPLSQLCPRRSSEPSYSPISTRSLPGVLSGSSSPHLATAYTP
- the cspg5b gene encoding chondroitin sulfate proteoglycan 5b isoform X3, translating into MMNSRRTLFSAGWESVVLSSVLLLHVAPLCVNGGSSFISNSTGTNSSDLNGVGFKPALPGEVTSIAQAQVRSRKPRSGEESGSGGETSTSAVDSAERERLIDLTIDGMAARLPTLAEPRTRSLSQLDFSEERIQDSVPRWKRERLQADGTLLDPVTGPPPESTSSQPEEVITVNFYNPSHQQHVLDPPAWVQQLQSGDPTSWTLSDFYDYLSPDYSPTEVYLEESQPTPPDMEDENVPLIASAVPSNTRVITSDDGSGEPSPGASDVLNSGCLYGFVRYNGTCISSCEIFPSYCFNGGQCYVVDGIGAFCRCNIQEYIWNKGSRCESVISDFQVMCIAVGGAAIMLLLLFMIVVFFSKRMHMLKTENRRLRKHSKFRPKSEQHIDNFSLSTVAEGSQANDCSCKEDPCKCPPKEDESLNNQNSLTPKLENDKAATEDNAEEGGVTIDLELLLPKEAKMLPETSPPLHYNVFLYKLPKSPKKSPVLRRPPGRSVQGRPLSQLCPRRSSEPSYSPISTRSLPGVLSGSSSPHLATAYTP
- the cspg5b gene encoding chondroitin sulfate proteoglycan 5b isoform X2; its protein translation is MMNSRRTLFSAGWESVVLSSVLLLHVAPLCVNGGSSFISNSTGTNSSDLNGVGFKPALPGEVTSIAQAQVRSRKPRSGEESGSGGETSTSAVDSAERERLIDLTIDGMAARLPTLAEPRTRSLSQLDFSEERIQDSVPRWKRERLQADGTLLDPVTGPPPESTSSQPEEVITVNFYNPSHQQHVLDPPAWVQQLQSGDPTSWTLSDFYDYLSPDYSPTEVYLEESQPTPPDMEDENVPLIASAVPSNTRVITSDDGSGEPSPGASDVLNSGCLYGFVRYNGTCISSCEIFPSYCFNGGQCYVVDGIGAFCRCNIQEYIWNKGSRCESVISDFQVMCIAVGGAAIMLLLLFMIVVFFSKRMHMLKTENRRLRKHSKFRPKSEQHIDNFSLSTVAEGSQANKTMSRYTWEYKPKEDPCSEDCSCKEDPCKCPPKEDESLNNQNSLTPKLENDKAATEDNAEEGGVTIDLELLLPKEAKMLPETSPPLHYNVFLYKLPKSPKKSPVLRRPPGRSVQGRPLSQLCPRRSSEPSYSPISTRSLPGVLSGSSSPHLATAYTP